Proteins co-encoded in one Aspergillus luchuensis IFO 4308 DNA, chromosome 6, nearly complete sequence genomic window:
- a CDS encoding MARVEL domain-containing protein (COG:S;~EggNog:ENOG410PXBE;~InterPro:IPR008253;~PFAM:PF01284;~TransMembrane:4 (i21-41o65-88i95-120o140-163i);~go_component: GO:0016020 - membrane [Evidence IEA]), producing the protein MAKEMAINIAANRTVDVTLRALQLIFAIIVIGTDGYSIHVYRGHTDYVHFVYGNFYAYAGVPDEWGFLMFCAGWTFLGVIFLFFTAGISFAEHAVIGSVSVIVEVVALLSWLAGFIAVAVNVGSNPCPAEENDCVFLKVAIVFGALEWLLFMITTIPTIKLVFNSTRRQKTSTIETTTPV; encoded by the exons ATGGCCAAGGAAATGGCCATAAACATAGCAGCGAATAGAACAGTCGATGTTACCCTGCGAGCGCTGCAGctcatcttcgccatcatcgtcatagGGACAGACGGCTACT CTATCCACGTCTATCGCGGCCACACTGACTACGTGCACTTCGTATACGGAAACTTCTACGCTTACGCTGGCGTCCCTGACGAGTGGGGCTTCTTGATGTTTTGTGCTGGGTGGACATTTCTGGGCgttatctttctcttcttcactgcAGGAATCAGCTTTGCAGAGCATGCAGTGATTGGCTCCGTTTCTGTCATTGTTGAGGTTGTGGCTCTTCTCTCATGGCTCGCGGGTTTCATTGCCGTGGCGGTTAATGTGGGGAGTAATCCATGTCCGGCGGAAGAGAATGACTGTGTGTTTCTCAAGGTTGCAATAGTCTTCGGCGCATTAGAATGGCTGCTCTTTATGATCACGACTATTCCGACCATAAAGCTTGTCTTTAACAGCACTCGCCGGCAGAAGACATCGACGATCGAAACCACGACACCTGTTTAA
- a CDS encoding uncharacterized protein (COG:S;~EggNog:ENOG410PUH8;~TransMembrane:7 (o12-32i44-63o97-118i130-153o173-197i209-233o253-277i)), translating to MGVDHYSKQEMIGLGITFLFLPCIFVGFRIWAKWLSRRSLQADDYLIFRGLALSIGCSITQLVGSIDGLLGQHETTGPDGQPLLHDPKFLTYQKCKFASQMMAVVGLGLTKISLLVLMRGIFAVSRTFRLGSNILVGLTAIWTISFFISNLFTCYPITALVEEYYGHKCLNSLAMWYAGCITDVLIDLIIMVLPLPMIFKLQLPQKQKLAISAMFVMGTAVVGISITRMAMYFHIGATYLEHYNDDSYFISPVVFWTNIESSLAVILACLPTLRPLWTFYHGGRRGMPDPPSYEPYNSSRRSRHKRIHEPFN from the exons ATGGGAGTCGACCATTACTCCAAACAGGAGATGATTGGATTGGGAATCACGTTCCTGTTTCTACCGTGTATCTTTGTAGGCTTCCGAATATGGGCAAAGTGGCTGTCCCGCCGCTCGCTACAAGCCGATGATTATCTCATATTTAGGGGACTG GCCTTGTCTATAGGCTGCTCAATAACCCAACTGGTAG GATCAATCGATGGCTTGCTGGGTCAACATGAGACTACCGGTCCTGACGGGCAGCCTCTGCTACATGACCCGAAATTCCTAACCTACCAGAAA TGCAAGTTTGCCAGTCAGATGATGGCTGTCGTGGGCCTCGGGTTAACCAAGATATCCCTACTTGTATTAATGCGGGGGATCTTCGCGGTCTCGCGAACATTCAGGCTTGGCTCGAATATCCTCGTTGGTCTTACTGCCATCTGGACCATCTCATTTTTTATCAGTAATCTGTTTACGTGCTATCCGATCACAGCTCTAGTGGAGGAGTATTACGGCCACAAATGCCTTAACAGCCTTGCTATGTGGTACGCAGGTTGCATCACGGACGTGCTTATTGACTTGATCATTAtggttctccctctccctatGATCTTCAAATTGCAGTTGccccagaagcagaagctggcaATATCAGCCATGTTTGTCATGGGTACTGC AGTCGTCGGAATCAGCATAACTCGGATGGCCATGTACTTTCATATAGGTGCGACCTACTTGGAGCACTATAACGACGATTCTT ACTTTATCTCGCCCGTTGTCTTCTGGACGAACATCGAAAGCTCTCTCGCCGTTATCCTTGCCTGCCTGCCCACGTTGCGTCCGCTGTGGACTTTCTACCACGGCGGCCGTCGGGGAATGCCCGACCCCCCTTCATACGAACCCTATAACTCCTCGCGGCGGAGCCGCCACAAACGCATTCACGAACCCTTCAACTAG
- a CDS encoding uncharacterized protein (COG:Q;~EggNog:ENOG410PPCM;~InterPro:IPR036291,IPR002347;~PFAM:PF08659,PF00106,PF13561;~go_process: GO:0055114 - oxidation-reduction process [Evidence IEA]) produces the protein MGPALIVLITGANRGLGLATAKELLLTTNFHIIVGSRHPSNGNEAIQGLRSLTGIQGTVSAVTLDVTSGPSIEAARSQIELTFGRLDILVHNAGVYLLPTESSASHVRAKILESTLEANVSGPARVTEAFLPLLLGPQSQRNEFPTQWNTHAIEYRISKAALHMLLVEYHMALTGVVVVGVDPGFCATDIIGDAEALRQMGAAEPDNGARIIAEVVKGGKDDQPGRVHSAEGLVPW, from the exons ATGGGGCCGGCGTTGATTGTTCTCATCACTG GAGCTAACCGTGGCCTCGGCTTGGCCACCGCCAAAGAGcttctcctcaccaccaacttcCACATTATCGTGGGAAGCCGTCACCCATCTAACGGAAATGAGGCCATTCAGGGCCTCCGGTCCCTGACAGGAATCCAGGGAACGGTGTCGGCTGTGACCTTGGACGTAACCTCCGGGCCTTCAATCGAGGCTGCCAGGTCCCAGATTGAATTAACCTTCGGAAGACTCGACATTCTTGTCCACAACGCGGGCGTCTACCTTCTTCCTACGGAATCATCAGCCTCGCACGTCAGAGCCAAGATCCTTGAGTCGACCCTAGAGGCCAATGTCAGCGGTCCTGCTCGTGTGACGGAGgcatttcttccccttctcctgggCCCCCAGTCCCAGCGGAATGAA TTCCCCACACAGTGGAACACCCATGCTATCGAGTACCGCATCAGCAAGGCAGCATTGCATATGCTACTGGTCGAGTATCATATGGCGCTGACAGGCGTGGTAGTCGTTGGGGTGGACCCTGGGTTCTGCGCCACGGATATCATTGGAGACGCAGAAGCACTGCGGCAGATGGGTGCTGCAGAGCCCGACAATGGGGCCCGAATCATCGCAGAGGTAGTGAAAGGGGGTAAAGATGACCAGCCCGGACGAGTTCATAGTGCGGAGGGATTGGTTCCGTGGTAG
- a CDS encoding uncharacterized protein (SECRETED:SignalP(1-19)): MRVPLPLFVLGLLVGLTAASPLAFKDADNLVRKSWSAKRADADDMVRNSWSQ; the protein is encoded by the exons ATGCGTGTTCCACTACCCCTCTTTGTTCTGGGGCTCTTGGTGGGCCTAACCGCTGCCTCCCCTCTTG CCTTCAAAGATGCGGACAACCTGGTTCGAAAAAGCTGGTCAGCAAAACGGGCAGACGCAGACGATATGGTGCGCAACAGTTGGTCTCAGTAA
- a CDS encoding uncharacterized protein (COG:S;~EggNog:ENOG410PRA6;~InterPro:IPR021765;~PFAM:PF11807;~go_process: GO:0043386 - mycotoxin biosynthetic process [Evidence IEA]), with product MESMHAIWAIVGRGFVHHPELAPFISNVAVFHQLHCLHAIVVSYHSAIEEANLTKGEGAAVADDGDPEDPPDDYIHHTGTRMTLSHIQHCFDYLRQTLMCAADTNLEVLDPVTHVTSGWGQPKQCRDYRSVVAWAEKWANSSDTGILT from the exons ATGGAATCGATGCACGCAATATGGGCAATAGTCGGTCGAGGCTTCGTGCACCATCCTGAACTAGCTCCGTTCATTTCTAATGTCGCTGTCTTTCACCAACTCCACTGCTTG CATGCCATTGTGGTCTCCTATCACAGCGCGATCGAGGAAGCCAATCTGACCAAGGGGGAAGGAGCCGCTGTTGCCGACGACGGTGATCCCGAAGACCCACCCGACGACTACATCCACCACACGGGCACCCGCATGACCCTATCCCATATCCAGCATTGCTTCGACTACCTACGCCAGACGCTAATGTGCGCGGCCGATACTAACCTCGAGGTTCTGGATCCGGTAACTCACGTCACAAGCGGCTGGGGCCAGCCGAAGCAGTGCCGGGACTATCGAAGTGTGGTTGCCTGGGCAGAAAAGTGGGCCAACTCGTCTGATACAGGAATCCTGACCTGA
- a CDS encoding oxidase ustYa family protein (COG:S;~EggNog:ENOG410PNMH;~InterPro:IPR021765;~PFAM:PF11807;~TransMembrane:1 (i30-48o);~go_process: GO:0043386 - mycotoxin biosynthetic process [Evidence IEA]) codes for MTRGRASYARVASSEGHPHRPKALRPTTTAFVFALLFMSNIAFLGLWLQSTQLSDTCVKPKLSYSPARTAIKYEPRRLYRDIDHNDFTGDPRPEFDAAWNHLLQPMTIKISKEELSNLPDSSIAFKDGSGYIAELAVYHELHCIKRLRRHFHLDRYYPNMTADEWEREQTHVNHCLEYWREAAICRGDTTLSTFQWLGGLPYSRVYSDHECVNWATLDGWARGRMVNMTSFEHLVAP; via the exons ATGACTCGTGGCAGGGCTAGCTACGCGCGTGTCGCCTCTTCTGAAGGGCACCCACACCGACCCAAGGCACTTCGTCCAACTACTACAGCCTTTGTTTTTGCTCTCTTGTTCATGTCAAACATCGCCTTTCTCGGCCTATGGTTGCAATCCACGCAATTGAGCGATACATGTGTTAAGCCTAAGCTCTCATACT CTCCAGCCCGTACAGCGATCAAATACGAGCCACGGCGCCTTTACCGAGATATCGACCACAACGACTTTACAGGTGACCCTCGACCGGAATTCGATGCAGCGTGGAATCATTTGCTACAAC CAATGACCATCAAAATCTCAAAAGAGGAGCTCTCCAATCTCCCTGACTCAAGCATCGCTTTCAAAGACGGGTCCGGCTACATCGCCGAGTTGGCCGTCTACCATGAACTGCATTGCATT AAACGTTTGCGCCGCCATTTCCATCTCGACCGGTATTACCCGAACATGACAGCGGACGAATGGGAGCGCGAGCAAACCCACGTCAACCACTGCCTGGAATACTGGCGCGAGGCAGCCATCTGCCGCGGAGACACGACGCTCAGCACGTTCCAGTGGCTAGGGGGCTTGCCATATTCGCGGGTGTACAGCGACCATGAGTGTGTCAACTGGGCGACACTTGACGGGTGGGCACGCGGACGGATGGTCAATATGACCAGCTTTGAACACTTGGTGGCCCCGTGA
- the tpcM gene encoding methyltransferase tpcM (COG:S;~EggNog:ENOG410PUIT;~InterPro:IPR029063,IPR041698;~PFAM:PF08241,PF13649) yields the protein MFNSPRTMAMVFTTGNYCQKLARTTSVRCLSNSSSDPTNVWKLSLEDEARYWKGYLTTRPKYSDDFFNLIYDYHRAHSGSFAVAHDVGAGPGQVSAKLAQRFAHIVVSDNNSNHVDYARHMLEQTRYSQQQQKPRFSFAVTKGEELGGRYPSASADLVACALMFPLMDTEAALRSFGHILKPGGTLAIWFYGRAHFAESGPTTARRQSLLDCIIDHHFGAVIQGQGPAHRAGWKRAADGMASWLDYIPFAAQDWTAVERRKWNSTWTNMGFFSPRACDFPVQPVSRVGATETLHEIEDRQLWRKNWTVAELKAFVEYIFPFCHLDREPVQPLWERLQAEMGGVHAKQAFSWPAVLILASRR from the coding sequence ATGTTCAACTCCCCAAGGACAATGGCTATGGTATTCACCACAGGCAACTACTGTCAAAAGCTGGCTCGCACTACCTCGGTGCGATGCCtgagcaacagcagcagtgacCCGACTAACGTCTGGAAACTAAGTCTGGAGGACGAAGCTCGATATTGGAAGGGCTATCTGACCACACGCCCCAAGTACTCCGATGACTTTTTCAATCTTATTTATGACTACCACCGCGCACACAGTGGCTCCTTCGCCGTTGCACATGATGTTGGCGCAGGCCCGGGACAGGTATCAGCCAAATTGGCCCAACGATTCGCTCACATCGTCGTCAGTGATAACAATTCCAACCACGTCGACTACGCGCGTCACATGCTTGAACAAACCAGATATtctcaacagcagcagaaaccTCGCTTCTCGTTCGCCGTAACCAAGGGAGAAGAGCTGGGAGGCCGCTACCCGTCAGCATCGGCCGACCTAGTAGCATGTGCGCTTATGTTTCCCCTAATGGATACGGAAGCAGCCCTACGGAGCTTCGGTCACATCCTTAAGCCTGGAGGCACGCTCGCCATCTGGTTTTACGGTCGAGCACATTTCGCGGAGTCCGGACCCACAACGGCACGACGCCAGTCCCTGCTGGATTGCATCATTGACCATCACTTCGGGGCAGTCATCCAAGGCCAGGGTCCCGCCCACCGCGCCGGCTGGAAGCGCGCTGCAGATGGCATGGCGAGCTGGCTGGATTATATTCCGTTCGCTGCTCAAGACTGGACGGCTGTGGAGCGCCGGAAGTGGAACTCTACGTGGACAAATATGGGCTTCTTTAGCCCTCGTGCGTGCGATTTTCCTGTGCAGCCTGTCAGTCGAGTTGGTGCAACCGAGACCCTGCATGAGATTGAGGACCGTCAGCTCTGGCGCAAGAATTGGACGGTCGCGGAGCTGAAGGCATTTGTCGAATACATCTTCCCCTTTTGCCACTTGGACAGGGAGCCGGTGCAGCCATTGTGGGAGCGTCTGCAGGCAGAAATGGGTGGCGTTCATGCTAAGCAGGCCTTCTCGTGGCCAGCGGTTTTGATTCTGGCTTCACGGAGGTAG
- a CDS encoding type I glyceraldehyde-3-phosphate dehydrogenase (COG:G;~EggNog:ENOG410PW1G;~InterPro:IPR036291,IPR020831,IPR020828,IPR020829;~PFAM:PF02800;~go_function: GO:0016620 - oxidoreductase activity, acting on the aldehyde or oxo group of donors, NAD or NADP as acceptor [Evidence IEA];~go_function: GO:0051287 - NAD binding [Evidence IEA];~go_process: GO:0055114 - oxidation-reduction process [Evidence IEA]), with protein MDIEANAYTRELIHYYQHINISPDYPRALLRIYIIMAPSTNDSPLGISTSPFACRVGINGFGRIGRNLLRASLVRSDIQVVAINHTCVTVEDLIYLIRYDSSMGDLDDGTSIQIKSENLIIIDGSPITLTSERDLKKLKWDALGVDYVLECTGKFTKSHQAIEHITYGKAKRVLISAPSDSPTFVYGVNSSSYRPTEENLVISNASCTTNCVTPVLKVLHENFGVAQGFLTTIHAATRSQQVLDGYSKKNRRLGELTIPHIYDRPELISLFVGRGVFNNIIPTTTGASKAVASVLPELSGKVTGVSIRVPTPNVSMIDLTISTEKPTSLSEIISTFRVASKSSMAGVLRVTDEELVSADYNGSPYSAIIDAPACSELNPQFFKIMAWYDNEWGYSNRLLDLATHVHAAQNMQ; from the exons ATGGATATAGAAGCCAATGCTTATACTAGAGAATTAATCCACTATTATCAGCACATCAATATCTCACCAGACTATCCTCGAGCATTACTGCGTATCTACATAATCATGGCTCCCTCCACCAATGACTCGCCTCTTGGTATCTCCACCTCACCATTTGCCTGCAGAGTAGGCATCAACGGCTTTGGCCGGATAG GCCGCAACCTCCTCCGCGCATCCCTTGTCCGCTCAGACATCCAAGTCGTCGCCATCAACCACACATGCGTCACAGTCGAAGACCTCATCTACCTCATTCGATATGACTCCTCCATGGGAGACCTCGACGATGGAACATCTATTCAAATAAAATCCGaaaacctcatcatcatagacGGCAGCCCCATTACCTTGACCTCTGAGCGCGACCTGAAGAAGCTTAAATGGGATGCCCTGGGCGTCGACTATGTACTCGAATGTACAGGCAAATTCACAAAGTCGCACCAAGCTATAGAACACATCACCTATGGAAAGGCAAAGCGAGTCCTGATCTCTGCACCCTCTGATTCGCCCACCTTTGTCTATGGCGTTAACTCCAGCTCGTACCGTCCTACTGAGGAGAACCTGGTCATTTCTAATGCCAGCTGCACAACGAACTGCGTTACGCCGGTGTTGAAGGTGCTTCATGAGAATTTTGGTGTCGCTCAGGGATTTTTGACGACTATTCATGCTGCTACTCGGTCTCAGCAGGTTCTGGATGGGTATAGCAAGAAGAACCGTCGGCTTGGTGAGTTAACCATTCCACACATATATGATCGACCGGAACTGATCTCTCTGTTTGTAGGTCGTGGGGTCTTCAATAATATCATCCCGACAACTACTGGCGCTTCAAAAGCCGTTGCTTCAGTGCTGCCCGAGCTAAGCGGCAAGGTGACGGGCGTATCGATCCGTGTACCGAC ACCCAATGTCTCGATGATTGATCTTACAATCAGCACCGAGAAGCCCACATCCCTCTCAGAAATCATTTCTACCTTCCGCGTCGCATCCAAGTCCAGCATGGCTGGCGTGCTGAGGGTTACAGATGAGGAGCTCGTAAGCGCTGACTACAATGGAAGCCCATATAGTGCTATCATTGATGCGCCTGCATGTTCGGAGCTGAATCCTCAG TTCTTCAAAATTATGGCATGGTACGATAACGAGTGGGGTTACTCGAATCGTCTACTGGATCTGGCGACACATGTCCACGCTGCTCAGAACATGCAATAA
- a CDS encoding sugar porter family MFS transporter (COG:G;~EggNog:ENOG410PKV4;~InterPro:IPR005829,IPR005828,IPR003663,IPR036259, IPR020846;~PFAM:PF00083,PF07690;~TransMembrane:12 (i12-31o71-91i100-121o127-146i158-180o192-211i277-300o320-340i347-371o377-401i413-437o443-464i);~go_component: GO:0016020 - membrane [Evidence IEA];~go_component: GO:0016021 - integral component of membrane [Evidence IEA];~go_function: GO:0022857 - transmembrane transporter activity [Evidence IEA];~go_process: GO:0055085 - transmembrane transport [Evidence IEA]) — protein sequence MAQQLLHLTGSALRMAQVILIVAPAFIIFGYNQAGAGPLATLQSWVEVFPQIDTINTTGALEAKNSTGKGAVIASFQIGALIGALSCTVISDRLGRRKTIFIGSIFTIIGQLLQVSAYSLIQFTVGRIILGIGTGQFSVAVPVWQSECSSAKHRGQHVIADGIFMCLGYALCNWIDFAFSRLPNENTGQWRGPLSLSFLPSLVILVAVFLLPESPRWLVRVNRTEEATASLAAYKGMSPEDEAIKSEISGIGLSFENTSQSTRAIREMFSKDDDERLFYRFCLCIILQFFQQMCGGNLISVYASTIFEDNLGLSSSLSKILAASALTWKFVCCFISFFAIDRLGRRAVFMISGTGMAFCMAAMAITTSFGVENRQASIASVVFIFMFNLFYPIGFLGGNFLYCTEVAPQRLRVAMSAISTANHWLWNFVVVMITPVALDTIGYQYYIMYAILSACIPVLVYFFYPETMNRNLELINHVFRDASSPWQIVSMARNLPQGEITPAELVAYNKEKDDCSVEMREHA from the coding sequence ATGGCTCAACAACTTTTGCACCTTACTGGCAGTGCTCTACGCATGGCCCAGGTTATCCTCATTGTTGCTCCCGCTTTTATCATTTTCGGCTACAACCAGGCCGGGGCTGGTCCCCTTGCTACCCTCCAATCTTGGGTAGAGGTCTTTCCTCAAATCGACACAATCAATACAACAGGTGCTTTGGAGGCAAAGAATTCAACTGGGAAGGGAGCTGTCATTGCGTCCTTCCAAATTGGTGCGCTGATTGGTGCGCTGTCGTGTACTGTCATTTCGGATCGTCTTGGGCGTCGCAAGACTATATTTATCGGTTCTAttttcaccatcatcggTCAATTACTACAAGTGTCGGCCTACTCTTTGATTCAATTTACAGTTGGCCGAATCATTCTGGGTATCGGTACTGGTCAATTCAGTGTTGCTGTACCTGTTTGGCAATCTGAGTGCTCTTCCGCCAAGCATCGCGGTCAGCATGTCATCGCCGACGGTATCTTTATGTGTCTCGGATATGCTCTGTGCAATTGGATCGACTTTGCCTTCAGTCGACTTCCCAATGAGAATACCGGTCAGTGGCGTGGACCGCTGTCGctttccttcttgccatCACTGGTGATCTTGGTCGCGGTCTTCTTACTCCCCGAGTCCCCACGTTGGTTAGTGAGAGTCAACCGTACCGAAGAGGCAACCGCTAGTCTTGCCGCATACAAGGGCATGTCTCCCGAGGACGAAGCAATCAAGTCAGAGATTTCTGGTATTGGACTGTCTTTCGAGAATACCTCTCAATCCACAAGGGCGATCCGCGAGATGTTCTccaaggatgatgacgagcgCCTGTTCTATCGCTTCTGTCTCTGCATCATCTTGCAATTTTTCCAACAAATGTGCGGCGGCAACCTCATCTCAGTCTACGCCTCCACCATCTTCGAAGACAACCTGGGACTGAGCTCTAGTCTCTCAAAGATCCTCGCAGCATCTGCACTCACGTGGAAGTTCGTGTGCTGTTTCATCTCCTTTTTCGCCATTGATCGACTGGGTCGCCGGGCGGTATTTATGATCAGCGGAACTGGCATGGCATTTTGTATGGCCGCAATGGCAATCACCACTAGCTTCGGAGTTGAGAACAGACAGGCGTCGATCGCATCGGTGGTTTTCATTTTCATGTTTAACCTCTTCTACCCCATTGGCTTCCTGGGCGGTAATTTCCTGTACTGCACAGAAGTTGCTCCCCAGCGCCTTCGCGTTGCCATGTCTGCTATCTCCACCGCCAACCACTGGTTGTGGAACTTTGTCGTTGTCATGATCACACCGGTCGCTTTGGATACTATCGGCTACCAGTATTACATTATGTACGCAATCTTATCAGCGTGCATCCCGGTTTTGGTGTACTTCTTCTATCCAGAGACGATGAACCGGAACTTGGAGTTGATCAACCATGTCTTCCGGGATGCGTCGTCGCCTTGGCAGATTGTCTCTATGGCGCGTAATCTTCCCCAGGGGGAAATCACGCCGGCAGAGCTGGTCGCCTATAAcaaagagaaggatgattgCTCTGTTGAGATGAGAGAACATGCATAA